One Nostoc punctiforme PCC 73102 DNA window includes the following coding sequences:
- a CDS encoding GNAT family N-acetyltransferase: MFNLQQANLQDLEALIQLRLELLREAGDIKGDSDTTNLAEATRKYIGEKMPSGEFLAWVAEVDCQIVATSGLVFFQRPLHNSNLSGLEAYIMNVYTIPMWRGHGITTALLKEIICFVRETEAKCLRLHSTEI, translated from the coding sequence ATGTTCAACTTGCAACAAGCCAACTTGCAGGATTTAGAGGCGCTAATCCAACTGCGTCTCGAACTCCTGCGGGAGGCTGGCGATATTAAAGGTGACTCTGACACCACAAACCTAGCAGAAGCAACTCGAAAATATATTGGCGAAAAAATGCCGTCGGGTGAGTTTTTAGCTTGGGTAGCTGAAGTGGATTGTCAAATTGTTGCCACTAGCGGCTTGGTATTTTTTCAACGACCCCTTCATAACAGCAATCTCTCAGGCTTAGAAGCCTACATTATGAACGTTTATACAATTCCGATGTGGCGAGGACATGGAATTACAACAGCATTATTAAAGGAAATTATCTGCTTTGTGAGAGAAACTGAGGCAAAATGCCTCAGGCTTCATTCCACTGAGATATGA
- the rpoD gene encoding RNA polymerase sigma factor RpoD has product MNQANNVLESIYQPDLEIMNQPELELEELLIDDEEDLLIIDEGDDEFLEPQSDEDDAKSGKAAKSRRRTQSKKKHYTEDSIRLYLQEIGRIRLLRADEEIELARKIADLLELERVRERLSEQLDRDPRDSEWAEAVQLPLPAFRYRLHVGRRAKDKMVQSNLRLVVSIAKKYMNRGLSFQDLIQEGSLGLIRAAEKFDHEKGYKFSTYATWWIRQAITRAIADQSRTIRLPVHLYETISRIKKTTKLLSQEMGRKPTEEEIATRMEMTIEKLRFIAKSAQLPISLETPIGKEEDSRLGDFIESDGETPEDQVSKNLLREDLEKVLDSLSPRERDVLRLRYGLDDGRMKTLEEIGQIFNVTRERIRQIEAKALRKLRHPNRNSVLKEYIR; this is encoded by the coding sequence ATGAACCAGGCTAACAACGTACTCGAAAGCATATATCAGCCTGACCTAGAAATAATGAATCAGCCTGAGCTCGAGTTAGAAGAACTCTTAATAGATGATGAAGAGGACTTGCTTATCATCGATGAAGGTGACGATGAATTTTTAGAGCCTCAGTCTGATGAGGACGACGCAAAGTCTGGAAAAGCCGCTAAATCGCGTCGTCGGACACAAAGCAAGAAAAAGCATTACACAGAAGATTCCATTCGGCTTTACTTGCAAGAAATTGGTAGAATTCGGCTGTTGCGGGCAGACGAAGAAATCGAATTGGCGCGAAAAATCGCCGATTTGCTGGAATTAGAGAGAGTTCGGGAAAGACTCTCAGAACAGTTGGATCGCGATCCTCGAGATAGTGAATGGGCAGAAGCAGTACAATTGCCCTTACCAGCTTTTCGTTATCGCCTGCATGTTGGTCGCAGAGCGAAAGATAAGATGGTGCAATCTAACCTCCGTCTTGTGGTTTCAATTGCTAAGAAGTACATGAATCGTGGTTTGTCGTTCCAAGACTTAATTCAGGAAGGCAGTCTCGGTTTGATTCGTGCCGCTGAAAAGTTTGACCACGAAAAAGGCTATAAGTTCTCCACTTATGCTACATGGTGGATTCGTCAAGCAATTACCCGCGCGATCGCAGATCAATCCCGCACAATTCGTCTTCCAGTTCACCTTTACGAAACCATCTCTCGGATTAAGAAAACTACCAAGTTACTGTCTCAAGAAATGGGTCGCAAACCCACCGAGGAAGAAATCGCTACTCGGATGGAAATGACCATTGAGAAGTTGCGCTTCATTGCTAAATCCGCACAGTTGCCTATTTCACTAGAAACGCCTATTGGTAAAGAAGAAGATTCTCGATTGGGCGATTTTATTGAATCCGATGGTGAGACACCAGAAGACCAAGTTTCCAAAAATCTTCTGCGCGAAGACCTGGAAAAAGTTCTCGACAGTCTTAGCCCCCGCGAACGCGATGTACTCAGACTACGTTACGGCTTGGATGATGGTCGGATGAAGACCCTTGAGGAAATCGGACAGATTTTCAACGTCACCCGCGAACGGATTCGTCAAATTGAGGCGAAGGCACTCCGCAAGTTACGTCACCCAAATCGTAACAGCGTTCTCAAGGAATATATTCGGTAG
- the gyrA gene encoding DNA gyrase subunit A: MAKQLNLLSTGQVIPTALHTEMQRSYLEYAMSVIVGRALPDVRDGLKPVHRRILYAMHELGLVPDRPYRKCARVVGDVLGKYHPHGDQSVYDALVRLVQDFSSRYPLLAGHGNFGSVDNDPPAAMRYTETRLAPISHEGMLTEIGEETVEFVGNFDNSQQEPTVLPAQLPFLLLNGCSGIAVGMATNVPPHNLGEVVDGLIALIDNPDLPDEKLFQLIPGPDFPTGGEIIGETGIREAYTIGKGGILLRGVATLEEIPASRGSKRRTAIIITELPYQVNKAAWIEKVADLVNQGRLQGISDLRDESDREGMRVVIELKRDTNPQEVLQHLYHQTALQMTFGAILLAIVNGQPRQLSLRQLLQEFLSFREETLNRRYNYELGKAQSRVHLVEGLLKALSNLDRVIEILRQAPDGSTAKINLCSQLDLSEVQGDAILAMPLRRLTSLEQQNLQQEFEQISEQISLLEQLLNDRRELLKALKKDLRSLKRKYSDPRRTKIGEEQKSRAEEQKSRAEEEELKSSEPAEEAILEFTQRGYVRRTQPSGRKSKAENGLHDNDFIIQTVLTDTQKDLLILTGGGKVYPVNVGEIPPTTGRSPRGKPLITMLSNTAQGAQEAVVSRFLLPDNLETQQMILLTKQGRIKRLSLGEFTNLTRRGITILKLKDDDELSFTQFTKPGEHLILASSGGRVLRFATNDEQLPIMGRTAMGLQAFRLLKNQQMVGCVTVGKDDHLLLVTQEGYAKRMAASQLRAANRGDLGTQALKFASKTDNLAGMVIAIASGEVALVTNKERVVRIPVETVPILGRDVKGESIIQLNRDEKIITVAEVRS; encoded by the coding sequence ATGGCAAAACAGTTAAACCTTCTCTCAACGGGACAGGTAATTCCAACAGCCCTGCACACCGAGATGCAACGGTCTTATCTCGAATATGCCATGAGCGTGATTGTCGGGCGAGCGCTACCAGACGTGCGTGATGGCTTAAAACCAGTGCATCGCCGCATTTTGTATGCAATGCACGAACTCGGTTTAGTACCAGATAGACCCTATCGAAAATGTGCGCGTGTAGTGGGTGATGTGTTGGGTAAATACCATCCCCACGGCGACCAATCAGTTTACGATGCCTTAGTCAGGTTAGTGCAGGATTTTTCTAGCCGCTATCCTTTGCTAGCAGGACACGGTAACTTTGGCAGCGTCGATAATGACCCGCCAGCAGCGATGCGTTACACAGAAACGCGCCTCGCACCGATCAGTCATGAGGGAATGCTGACAGAAATCGGCGAAGAGACGGTGGAATTTGTCGGGAACTTTGATAATTCCCAGCAAGAACCAACAGTGCTACCTGCTCAATTGCCGTTTCTGTTGCTTAATGGCTGTTCTGGGATCGCCGTGGGAATGGCGACTAATGTACCACCCCACAACTTGGGGGAAGTTGTCGATGGGTTAATTGCTTTAATCGACAACCCAGATTTGCCAGATGAAAAGTTATTCCAGTTGATTCCAGGGCCAGATTTTCCCACCGGTGGAGAAATAATTGGTGAGACTGGAATTAGGGAAGCATACACCATAGGGAAAGGTGGAATTCTGCTGCGGGGAGTCGCAACTCTAGAAGAAATTCCAGCCAGTAGGGGAAGCAAGCGACGGACGGCAATTATCATTACAGAATTGCCTTATCAAGTGAATAAAGCTGCGTGGATTGAGAAGGTAGCAGACTTAGTAAATCAAGGTCGTTTGCAAGGAATTTCCGATCTGCGAGATGAAAGCGATCGCGAAGGGATGCGGGTAGTAATTGAACTCAAACGTGATACCAATCCCCAAGAAGTTCTCCAGCATTTATATCACCAAACTGCTTTGCAAATGACGTTTGGGGCAATTCTCCTAGCAATAGTAAATGGACAACCCCGTCAGTTAAGTTTGCGTCAACTTTTGCAAGAATTTTTGAGTTTCCGGGAAGAGACGCTGAACCGTCGCTACAATTACGAGTTGGGGAAAGCCCAAAGTCGTGTGCATTTGGTAGAAGGTTTACTCAAAGCACTATCTAATTTGGATCGGGTAATTGAAATTTTACGGCAAGCTCCCGATGGAAGTACGGCAAAAATAAATCTTTGTAGCCAACTAGATTTGAGTGAGGTACAAGGAGATGCAATTTTGGCTATGCCGTTGCGCCGCCTCACCAGTTTAGAACAGCAAAATTTGCAGCAAGAATTTGAGCAAATCAGCGAACAAATTAGTTTGCTGGAGCAATTACTCAACGATCGCCGCGAATTACTCAAAGCACTGAAAAAAGATTTGCGATCGCTCAAGCGCAAGTACAGCGATCCCCGGCGGACAAAAATTGGAGAGGAGCAAAAGTCTAGAGCCGAAGAGCAGAAGTCTAGGGCAGAGGAGGAGGAACTGAAATCTTCTGAACCAGCAGAAGAAGCAATTTTAGAATTTACCCAACGGGGTTATGTCCGTCGCACCCAACCATCTGGGAGAAAGTCAAAAGCTGAAAATGGTCTGCATGATAATGACTTTATTATCCAAACCGTGTTGACTGACACCCAAAAAGACTTGCTAATACTAACCGGTGGCGGCAAAGTCTATCCTGTAAATGTGGGAGAAATCCCTCCAACTACTGGGCGTTCTCCACGGGGAAAACCTTTGATTACTATGCTCAGTAATACTGCTCAAGGCGCTCAAGAAGCTGTGGTCAGCCGCTTTTTACTACCGGATAATCTCGAAACTCAGCAGATGATTCTCTTAACAAAACAGGGACGAATTAAGCGTCTGTCTCTGGGAGAATTCACAAACTTGACGCGGCGCGGAATCACGATTTTAAAGCTCAAAGACGATGATGAATTGTCATTTACCCAGTTCACAAAACCAGGGGAACATCTGATTTTAGCTAGTTCCGGTGGGCGAGTATTGCGCTTCGCAACCAATGATGAACAATTACCGATCATGGGTCGCACAGCGATGGGTTTACAAGCATTTCGGTTATTGAAAAATCAGCAAATGGTTGGCTGTGTGACTGTCGGTAAAGATGACCATCTGCTCCTAGTTACTCAAGAAGGATATGCCAAACGCATGGCTGCGAGTCAGTTAAGAGCGGCTAATCGCGGCGATTTAGGGACGCAAGCGCTGAAATTTGCTAGCAAAACTGATAATTTAGCTGGTATGGTCATAGCGATAGCATCTGGTGAGGTAGCTTTAGTGACTAATAAGGAACGGGTAGTGCGGATACCTGTGGAAACAGTGCCGATTTTAGGCCGGGATGTCAAAGGTGAAAGTATCATCCAACTCAACCGCGATGAAAAAATCATTACGGTTGCTGAAGTGCGATCGTAA
- a CDS encoding response regulator yields the protein MKTVLIVEDDLINARVFSKILSKRGGLGVKHTENVEEVIKIAQSGEADLILMDVSLSRSVYQGKSVDGIKITQMLKSDPKTANLPVILVTAHAMEGDRENFLKQSGADGYISKPVVDHQQFVDQILALLPTDGQS from the coding sequence ATGAAAACTGTTTTAATTGTCGAAGACGATCTAATTAATGCTCGCGTTTTTTCCAAGATTTTGTCCAAGCGCGGCGGCTTGGGAGTAAAACATACTGAAAATGTCGAAGAAGTAATAAAAATTGCCCAATCAGGAGAAGCCGACCTGATTTTAATGGATGTTTCTCTGTCCAGAAGTGTTTACCAAGGGAAATCTGTTGATGGAATCAAGATTACACAGATGTTAAAATCCGATCCAAAAACAGCGAACTTACCTGTTATTTTGGTGACGGCACATGCTATGGAAGGCGATCGCGAAAATTTTCTCAAGCAAAGCGGCGCTGATGGCTACATTTCTAAGCCAGTTGTTGATCATCAACAGTTTGTTGATCAAATCCTCGCACTTCTACCCACAGACGGCCAATCATAA
- a CDS encoding chlorophyll a/b-binding protein translates to MTNASTTKVTTPVIEDRNAWRWGFTPQAEIWNGRLAMIGFSAAVLVELFSGQGFLHFWGIL, encoded by the coding sequence ATGACAAATGCAAGCACAACAAAAGTCACTACTCCTGTAATTGAAGATCGCAACGCTTGGCGTTGGGGCTTTACCCCACAAGCAGAAATTTGGAACGGTCGCTTGGCAATGATTGGTTTTTCAGCAGCCGTTTTGGTTGAGCTTTTTTCTGGTCAAGGCTTTCTACATTTTTGGGGCATCCTATAA